CAAATGTCCTCCTTCGTTTTCTGGTGTTGGATATTTGCTCTTCCTAAACCAATCTCGCCTTCCTCTCTTGAGGTTTTCATTTTGTGTCCTGCTTTAAATACCTAGGTTGCCTTTTTTGGTGTTGGATATCTTGGTCACTTATCTTTACCTGCCTTTTTTAGTGTTGGATAATTTTGGTTCTTTAATATTGCCATTGAactcatttaatcattttttaaatattaaccATCAAAATTGCTTTCACAGACAGGAAATTAGATCAAAGAACACCAATTATAGATTTCAAAAGCATCATGTGATGTTTTTTGTCtacaatttcttttattattttgcaATAGGCATAATTAATGCACAAACTTAATGGTTTATATAATAATGGTACTTACCGATTATTTGATTCTATCATTGCATTAATGAGCTGTGGAGAAATTATTTTGATCATAGCTGTACAACATTCAATTCTACCGCGTGTCGTCACATAGGAAACAAATGTATGAATGAGAGACAGTTAGACGTGGCATATGGGTTCAATATTATGATGATCCACCTCCTATGAGTTTGTTGTTGGCCTCATgagtaaaaataattagaatgtTTGTTTTGCctctttctttattaattttgttAGAATGTTTATGCAATTTAATGCAGAGCTAATCTGTCCTCTTGTAGAGCTACTTTGGCGGTGCAATACATACATAGTGGGCTTGACTAGCTTTGTATTTTGACAATGCATTTTTAGTACCGCTGCAAATTGCTAAAGTGTCTAGGACATGCTCTGCAAATTGCAAAAGGTTGTCTTATATATTTAAAGTATGTCTGCTCTGATTCGAATCTTTACTCCATTCCCAGATTCAGGATAGGCCTGAGTTCGACATTTCAGGTCCTGATGAAGTGTCGGACTCTGCGTATGTGGGTGAAAGCAAATCTGATGGCACCACTGAATTTTTTGAGGCCACGGGAATTAGGAGGCGAAGGAAAGACGGAAGGATTGGTCGCAACGACAGTGTCGATGAGGGGAAAACGGCGAGTATGGAAAATAGGAAGACGGACAAGGATGAGATTCGGGAACCTGCCAACCCAAGTGATGTCGCCGGGTCGAGTCACCGAACATGCGAAGGAGAGAGATCCTATAAAGTTACAACTGAAATTGAAGATCAGGATGAGATCCAGGAATCTGCCAACCCAAGTGATGTCGCCGGGTCGAGTCGCCAAACATGCGAAGGAGTTGAACACTATGAGATATCTTACAGAGTTACACCTGAAATTGAAAATCAGGATGAGATCCAGGAATCTGCCAACCCAAGTGATGTCACCGGTTCGAGTCGCCAAACATGCGTAGGAGTTGAACACAATGAGAGATCCAGCAAAGTTGCAACTGAAATTGAAGATCAAAGAGAGCTTTCTTCTGTAAGTACTGAAGATATGCACTATCATTCAAGAATTGCATTAGTAACTGTTaaaaatttaccatccattaattttcgttaaattttaccgtcaaattgctgagatggatgacacgtggcagttaacggatgtactagtttgaggttttcatCCTTTGTTTATCACAGGTATGCATGTTTGGAGTTTTTGTAGTGataaatcaatttaacaaaaactaatagAAAGTAAACTTAttataggtataccaatttgcgATTTTTagcagtcaaaaaattagtgtgggataaatttgtcacaagtatatcagtttCTAATGGTCAAAACATTCGCTTGAGAGAAAATTTGTCATAGTATACCAGTTTAAtctttttcgtggtattaacctcaATATTAAATCTCAAATCTCTCTCTAACTAATGAATGATGTCTATGATAAATATGCTAAAAAGGTGTAGTATTTCCGATTCACATGTTGTTTGGCTCTCAGGTTGAACTTGTTACACCACAGATGGAACATCCCTTCACGATCGATTTCACCCTGAAGATAATGCAGTTAGGTGATGTGCCTGTGACaccgaggaagaaaaaaaatgtggccCGTGATTTAGTGACATATGAAGGATTGATTGCTGAAGTTAAAGGTTTCGGCTTTCTTGTGGAGAGAATGTCGTACAAGCCTCCTGATGAAGATCGGGAGTTGCTCATAGAGATCAAGAGTGATGAGCAAGTGCAGGGAATGATGGAACTAGCATCTCAAAGAGGATTGGTTTGTTTGGTCGTCGAGGGAGGGGTTGAACATTCTTTGAAAGGAGTAATCGGACACTTTCtggctttctttttctgttttgcctTTTTCCTGTTTCTCTGGCATTTGCGGAGAAAATTGGATTTTCCCAGGAAAATCGAGCAATTAGCTGGAATGCGCGGGTTCAGTCTTTATGACTTTGTGGtgatttttgttcttcttttgtaTCTGTACTTTGGGTTTAATAATTTGGGGTGAGCCTTGCTGTGATTGGATGAATCTGTACATGGTCACACCTCACAAggacccatttttattttttttggcttctttttgtGAGTTGGTAAAATCATTCATGTTGAAAGGGACTTTGTAATGCCAAGTGAGTCTCATTAGCGCCAATTTAATACATTgtgcaaaaggaaaagacttAATGATAGCATCAACTGGAAACTAGAGTTTGTTTGCTCGATAAAAAGTAGTGTTGATTCCTTCATTATGGGTAAAATTTTCACCTAATCAAACCAActcatttatcttctttttttggtaaggaccaACTCATTTATCTTTTGCTGCTTCATATTTCATTTAGTGATGTATGAAGGATGGAATTCCCACGTGAAAGGTTTCTGCTTTCttttgaagagaaatgtgacatgaggatCCTGGTGAATGCCCAGTGCTGCTCATAGAGGTCGTGAGTGATGACCTAACGAAGAAAATCAATATCAGATGATATTAATGCCAAATCACTAAGTGAACCAGAGAATCATTCTGTACATGAAAAACTTAATATAAGGACAAGCACTATGTGAATAAATTCCATGGAAGCCTACTTAGTACAATGCATTTATTGTCAAAATTCTAGGCATCTCTGCTCACTCCttgcttgaggaagaagaatgaagaaaagggaaaaaaaggaaaagagaaaaaggaagaaaaaaagattaataaGAAAACTTACGAAAACAATCTCATCGAAGTTAGCTGAAAAGTTAGGATGCGACTTACCAACTTAATTGTAGAGGATTCCAATCcataaaaataatcaatattGATGACGTCACTACTCGTGAAATAATGAGATTGGAATCACACAAAATATCTATGATTGTCAAAAGTATTATAGCAGATTGAGTGAGGCCAATTGAGCCCATGTAGGGCACATCGGTTGGCATTTAAATGACGACTTTGTAATTGGTGTTACAAAGGCCGATAGGCCGGAATGGGTTGGCATTTTCAAGTCCCAAATATTTCAATGGTAAAGAGAAACTTGCAAGTGATTTTGAAAGAGAACATCAATGAGCTCTGCCTGTCCTTTTCCCCATTTTCACGAGTTTAAGAACGATATTTTCTTAGTGAGGGGGATGAAAATAGAGAGACAAAAGCAAAGTTTGGTCGATGGAAATCTTTTTTCTAGTGTTTGTCTCTCTTATTGAAATATCTCATATCATTTAACTATGGACTTTATATACTCTATATATACATGTGATCGCCTTCCACCTACCAGCTTAGATTTTGAATTGGACTTTATAATGTGGTATCAAAGCCAACGGCCCCAGTTTATTTCCTCTTATGAGTCCATCATCTTTAAGtacttttgtttgattttctaatctcccttttatttatttgtttatttggcGATAATTGATCTCCACAATGTCCTGAATATGATCCGCGAAATGAATAGTCCCATTTGTCGATACGCTTAGCCCATAAAAGGGTTAGGTTGGCCACCTTTCAATTATTATCCATGGATGGACGGGAATCTTGCGATAGACTATACaaagttgacattttttttttttgggccactATTCAAAGTTGACAACTGACATGATACCTACTTGTATGGAAATTATAATCTCCATTTCAAAATGCGACAAAACATACCTCAAATTATATGTCGTATGTCTTTGTAAGAAATTATTCAAATAGACATAAAAGAATGCTATAAGACAAGGTCCATGTGTTAATGCCACATGCAGGGCATTTGTTTGGCAAACTCACCAAATGAGATTCACGATTTTCCTCAATGAATGTCTAAAAGTGAGTAACCCTGCTGTCACACTCTCATTttccaaaagttaatttctctGACTTTTTGGGCCTTCTGTAATTGTGCATGttgtcatgtttttttttcccccaactaGACTTCTAATTGTTGGTTTTGCTTAAATGGACATCGCCAATATTTTAAAGTCACCCTTTTTATACTTAGTAACTTGAAATAATGACCATTTCCTAGTTCTAATAGATTATGATCTGCTTTTCGATTTGAGAAGGATCAAAACTGATGTGGCAACTTTCAAATTTACcattatatattatgaaaaattttccaatttcacaAGGGGGTCCATTTATTTATATGTAGCTTACCAAGAAAACCGTCATTTTACACATTCAAATTGAGCGGTATAAtaccattttcaaatttcatccCCGATTATGCTTAAAATTTGGACTCTGCGAGTAGGCTAGTTTATTGGTCAAACTATTGCCGCCAATATAATGGGTTTGTACTTTCAAATCCCATAGTAGATTATCAATTGCTTTTAGTTTCACAAAGGCCTCCTTCGAAGTAGCCAGCAAGGGTCGACCTCGCCCTAGACGAGGCTGCCCTCGAAGCCACAGGCGAGGGCCAAGGGCCGCTCTCGTCCAATTTGGCAAGGGCCTAGGCGCGGACCGACGAGTGCCCGGGCGATGGCCACAACCCTCGCCAGTGCCTGGCAAGGGTTGCCGAGCCCCCATCGGCCCTTGCCCGGTGTCCGGCTAGGGTCTCCAGGCCCTCATAGGCCATggccaataaaaaaatgaaatgagaggaaaaaataataaataaatcaatcaatcaaaattaaaattgcatGTAAATGAAAATGTCATTGACATGTTGGAATATTTAACTGATTGGCAAGggaagcctttatttgaaagcGCCATAGACACTTCATACGCTTATTTGAAATGAGGTCtgcttcaggcccttatttcaaattttctcacAAAATAATGAATTTTACGTACTTTTCCTTGTAAATTATCAACTAGTTTTAAATTTTCCAGGTGGGCTTGTTCAGTTGCCGACGAGTTACATGAAAGCACTAATAATGCTAGGAGTATTAaagtttcaattcaaaattatgGAAAGATTTAATTAGACGACATTTAAAGTAAAGATAACATGAGACACCTAACATCATCTTCATATTAGTTtttgtttcaagtttcagacCTCATCCCATTCCCAGCAACGTTCTCATGCAAGAAGCCTCTATTTAAGCTCGTTGTCTCAGTAAACATCAACTAGCTCTTCACTCCTattctccacctcctcctcccacctcctcctcctccaccaccaccaccaccaccaccaccaccatgcaAGCCTCtcaacctcctcctccgcccCATTTAAAGTATTTGCGAGACGACGACATGCCGCAAGAATTCAAGGACTTGCTCTCCTCTCTCCCTTCAGAAGAAGACTGGGTCACCACCTCTCTCCGCTTGTATCAGGGCTTCTGGTTCCCGTCTTGGCTGTTGAATGGCATCTTCAATTGCCAAAACCACTTCCAAGCTCACCCCTCTGATATCCTCCTCGTCACCAACCCGAAATCTGGCACCACCTGGCTGAAGGCCATCCTCTTCGCTCTTTTGAACCGTGCCAAGTACTCCGACTCTGACTCACAACGACGCCACCCTCTCCTAACCCGAAACTCCCACGACCTCGTTCCCTGCTTGGAGTTTAAGCTCTATCTCGAGCAAGAAAATCCCGATCTTGCTGCTATAGCGTCCCCGAGGCTCTTGGCCACTCACATGCCTTATTCCTTGCTTCCGCAGTCAGCGAGGGACTCCAACTGCAAGCTGGTTTACCTATGTAGGAACCCCAAGGACACATTCCTCTCAATGTGGCACTTCACCAACAAGCTGAGGCCAGAAgaggggcttttttccaaaccaggtgtaaaaaaccaaataattaccaaatcaggggttgactttttttatttaccaaatcaggtgtcgctcggcagTCATAGTGCCGAGCGACACTCGGCTCGGCAGTCATACCGCCGAGCGGTCGGGAAGCCTGGCGGACAAAGTCcggtcggcacttatagtgccgaacggactgccgctcggcacttatagtgccgaacgGACTGCCGCTCGGGCAAGATTAGTGCCGACCGGCGATCCgttcggcacttatagtgccgaccGGCAGCCGGTCTCCCCCACCAATGCTAACCGGCTTCACGAAATaaaacaaatcataaataattatatatttggatTCGTTCAATGGTAGAAACAGGACTTGTATTATAGAGTGAATGATTAGGAAATAATTAATCCGACATATGAAAGCGGTCAAGgttggggaagaaaaaggcatcGGCTAAATGGTCAATGGGTTTTCATTTTACAAATTGTGGACGAATTAGATTGTAAAATGTACAACACAACACtcctatcattttcatattgtctatAATTGGATTAACTTCGCATGGGATGCGCTAAtttcatttgatccaaatgacagagttgttggaagagtatgtattaatcataattaattaagtagGCAAATTGGGTTGATCACGAAATTGATAACGATTATTCAGTACATTGTAATTAAGAAGGTGCAAACGAATTGGAGTTTTAAGTATCGAGCATACGGGACCTCAAACACCTAGCCGGTTCTTTGTAAGCTAAGTACTTAACGATTTATTCTTTTGTAGAATAAATTGTTAGTTGAGGTGTCATATACTATCCAAATAATGATAGTGCGGAcaccaattattttagaaataaagagCATGTTGCTTTTTGACGGTTGACGTTTTCCCTCCTTAGTTTTCACGTATCAAATTAAGGAATAATAAATTACGCGCAtactaagaaaatagaaagaggatttccttcgtatttattttttgacatcacaccattctcaaaatactcaaaacaaCGTAACGATCTCGTAGACTTGCTACAGGGCGGGCCCGAGGCTCCTTAATCCGAACATAAACCCAAGATTAAAAATGAACAACCATGAAGAGACACACACCCTTTAGGAGAGACATCATGATAAGATCGACAATCTTGTGGTAATAGACGGTGATCACCTCATACGTTTGACATTCTTAGCAAGCATTACGGTTGGCCTAGAGATAACCCTCAAGAGCGTTGAACAAGCCGAAGACCTTCTCCTTGCCTTCGTTGATTTGCTCCTCGGTGAACTGAATGTTACCAGTGGCGTAGTACTTGCTTCTGTTCTTGCATATGGACCCTCCCTCGGGGTTGGCCTCGATCTTGATGTCATACGAGATCTTCTCGAATATGTTCATCAGGGCGTCGCCCTCGATCCAGCTGTAGCTGTATGTGAGTTTGTCCTGGTCCGGAGCGCCAACCCCGTGTTTCGCGTACTTGAAATGGCTAGCTGCAATTGTTATCGTTGAATCAAATGTAAGAGAGCGTTACTTGCAAATATATTGATGATGAGTCAAAATTGTTTGTATGCAAATTGTGATACCAATTCACAAGAAGCACTGGACACAAGATGGTGCGGCGTAACTTGACGGTTGTAACTTTCTGGCTAAGGATTTTCCCTCTTTGCTCTAGGGTTGTAAATTTGAACAGACAAAAGAATTCCGTGGTCACTCTCAAACATAATTAGTATATCTGTACACTCTCTATGCATTTTGTAAGTTACTTTGAACTATCATCTACCAGTGTTTATATGAGTaggcattatattttttttaagggatcgattggtttttttaatttattattttcattggtcAAAGCATTCATCCTATGAAGTTGCTGGAAAGATGCAAGTTGAGCTCATATATGTGTCTGCACGATATGTTGTCTTTAGctctttttggaataattatgaGAGAACGAACCGACCggattcatatttttttttaaggataaattgtatctggacatttcatcaaaattatctCGAACATTGATTGGAAAACAAAATAGGAATTTGACTTCGCCGGGGTAGTTGGATCGGTGATTTCATCTTGGATAGAAACATGCATAGAATCTTTTGAGGGTTGaccccctatatatatatatactacttTAAAGGAAATACGGACTGATAATAtctctgcaaaaatgagagttcatttctttttccgctGATCAAGTTAATTTGAAGCTATTCATAcggttgtttcaaaaaaaggaaaaaaaaaaagcaatcgaacacaataataaaaaaacaagaaaatatatcgGACACTGGATTTACGCGATCCGATTGGCGACACATACTCCATGAGGAGCAGCACATGATTCACCATTAATCAAGCGACAAAACGAAAATTACAACTACACTTGAGTCACTAAAATACTGTCACTTCTTTATAGTCCTCACAATTCATCGCGAGACAATCCGATGACAgaattcacataattttccacaagatttactaacttgatcaccaaaagctccttttggatgaaatttaaaaggagaaaatgctcaagccacgtattaattttcaccgaaaattttttgCCGGAGGTACCAAATCgatccttttgtctccgacttaGTATTAAAGTAatccgtttgaaattttttgcactaAAGTAATCTTCATACACAACTATGACACTtaaagtgtacttttgccggGGTAAAAGTGAACATGAAATTTGCCTGTTGGAAAACTTCTGACGTGTGTTTAAACCGGGGAGAAACGTAGAAAAGTAGCTTCTCCAATAAtcatatgatcttcttgaataattatatgatcttcttgaatggagattAGTGTTTTAAAATTGCTCCATCTAATGCTTTTCTTCCACCATCCCCTTTTGATGCACAGGGTttacggtttttggtggtaggtcaatttttaaggttttagtgatgaacaaaaaaattgcgtATTTGTGTTACCATGGGCACCGTTTccgtggttttttatttttatttttttggtgttttcttcaaataaataaaaatggatacgTGTCGAAACACGACATATAATTgcataagatatacaaaaacacgaaatcttcataatagatatcaagttaattgcaattacatgtactaacgatgtcgtcttcctacatgacctcctgttccgcaatgaGGTTGTCTCCGTTGATCGGGAAGCCTAGTGTCATACCGACGAGAACGAGGGTCCGACCGAGTAGGATGtctcgatgacgaaggcatatcttgtaaAAATATGTCATACCCTTCTGTAGGAGGGACtggataagaatgagagaaatcgggTCCATACTACGAAGGAGAACTAGCCGGAGTCTCACGGATGTTGATCATCAAATGTTCCGGCGAACCGGGTGAACCCCGCATCGAAATGTTggctgaaccccggagtgaactcgggagcaaaatccgttgtatgatattccatggaatacgggacgacatcatcatatgtaTGAGCTCGAGGACTTCTCCGGGTCGGGTGAACGATCTCGGGGGGGTCATCCTCCTCGTCCGGCCCAACGGGTGTTgccgtagttgctggttgaggtgctggcatcattgttagccgccgTTCCTCATTCCGGGGCATataacattgccctagctattGTCCTTACTTTTTCCCAAGCTCGAGGAGATGGACCGACCGAATCCATGATATGTACGATCTGCTCAACCCCgtcaccctagtaatgatattaaaattaacaaaagttatcaatatatcaataatttatgtgacttaaaataagtagtgaaataaattaaaattaaaatgcacgaaccgttgaacccattgcagctcccgcAACTGAAATCCACTTCCTTGTATGtcgacggaaccactccatatatccggaatgaaagtggagtgttTCCGTTGAATGTCTACCCCGCACTATACGTTCGGCACGTCTGTTCCACAAATCGATCCACCGTCTATGCTTATTCTCCCAATCGGTCTTGGGTGGCGTGTTATCAAGACCATGCAAGGCACTATGATCGTGAGGATTcttaggtattggctgctgcaacCGAAACCGCCGAAGTACACGGTCCGGAtagtgccactcaactatccaatgACAGATGAGTGGGACTTTCGCCCTCCAATAGTTTTGTCCGTGAAAGCGTGTCTCGGtacatcttcttcaatttcgtcatacggctcccaaataatccgttatcgtaatgaaatatatcaaattacaccaaagctaaatttaaagattaacattatattaaacccactcgttgctatcattacttacatcatcggtccccattcgatcaaattggtagcGTAGATGTGTCACAGTATGCGTGGGGACGTCGGTTGTAGTTTGGCCTCGACTCCAGCTGCAGAAACATACAACTTTAGATTTCATGTACTATACGcgctgcaaaaaaattaatgacgcacgaaatgaaaaaaggcaatacatgacataccgactaccgaaaggtgcatccGGGAAAGGAGCAGCGGAAGTCAGACCGGGGGAGACACATTTGAaacgctcccacgcccaaatctggagtacatgtagggcaccgcccatttgcctcgcgtttggatcggttgcacggcatagctcccgatacaaccatGCTAGTGCTGCGGAACCCCAACCGTATTGTGTAGGGGCCTCGATGTTCGTTAATAGTGggagaaatagcaaactaactcgAGCACCTGATTTGTCCGCAAAAATATATCCTCCAATCAGGCGAAGAACGAATGCCCTAGCATGATATAGTACAGTGTCCTCATCGGCATCTTCgggaagatggtgaaagttttcactcaaccatcttaaatttatttgtgtgccGCGCAGTTGAGGTGGCCGAGCACCAAGCAGATGATCATAGAGATTGCCCCAATTCCAATCGGTAGGGGCCATGAATGACAAGTCCCTCGATAGGAAGCCCCGTAATCATCGCAATGTCCTGCAGCGTGATCGTaacttcaccttccggcatatgaaaggtatgggtctcgggcctccatcgctcgaccaatgctgtaatcaaatgccaatcaagctgGACAAACCCCATTTTATAAACACCGTAAAATCCCGAATCTTGCAGATAAGGGAGTATTCgcggatcaagttcacctacGTGTTGCGCCGCTCTTTGACATCTAAGAACTGCAGTTGCAGGTATCTGCAAAATTGTCACATCAACTATTAGTGACTATTTTCATAATATCGTGACAAATGACAGTTAACATGCTAAATTCCGCAATTACCTCGGTGTCCCATAAAGCTTGTGATCCGTGTCGCGCCCGTCcactaagtagtgaatcattctCGGGCCCCGGCTGAATGTGACTCCTCCGTGCCATTTCAACGTAATTGTGAAGAATGCTAAAATTTCGTAACTTCAGTAAGTAATCGAGGAAGAGCACGAGAGTTGAGTAATCAATCGAAGAAATATAGTCGATGATGAGAAATGAGAGCACTCGCCTCTACTTAAAAAAAGCGAGCCGAAGGACACTCGCAACGCCCGTGAAAGCGCCGCGCACGCCCCCATGGCCGCAAGTACCATTATTGGCGCTGCAGCTCATGTGGAGGGGCAGCCCCCTCCCCCTATGGCCTGCGGTGCCAATAATGGCGTTGCAAAATTAGGGGGGGGGGGGCAACCCACTCCCTAGGGCTGCGGCGCCATGTTGCAGCCTAGGGGGGACCTCCCCCTACCTCTGCCGGGCGCCATTATGGCGGCGCGGGGGGGGGGAGGCcgggccccccctcccccacgcTGCAGCATTGCTATAACACGCAGTATAGTAACACGCAAGATAGTAACCCCATTCAAccattggtacatccaccgccctactcagagatcgactttgatatgatgcaagacgatacaagagCAAAGCCGGGCGGTACGGTATTTGATCCGTCGAAAGAATTTGCTGTTGGGCAGCTttttccatcacgggatgcgGTACAGCTAGCTGCCAAGGAGTactcaatgagaagaaatcataggttttgctatgataccacgaagaagagagaatatgtcatcaagtgtggtaatccgaatggaccatgtggctggaggctccgcgcgatcacaaaagtgggtggcatgttttggaaaataagtaagtataatggCCCACATACATGTAGTAATATACATGCATCTGCAGATCATCCGCACCTCGATCAAATGTACATATGCAGCTTCATCCAACAAATGGTCTCCGCCcaaccagatatcaa
This genomic interval from Rhodamnia argentea isolate NSW1041297 chromosome 4, ASM2092103v1, whole genome shotgun sequence contains the following:
- the LOC115746721 gene encoding cytosolic sulfotransferase 5-like, with amino-acid sequence MQASQPPPPPHLKYLRDDDMPQEFKDLLSSLPSEEDWVTTSLRLYQGFWFPSWLLNGIFNCQNHFQAHPSDILLVTNPKSGTTWLKAILFALLNRAKYSDSDSQRRHPLLTRNSHDLVPCLEFKLYLEQENPDLAAIASPRLLATHMPYSLLPQSARDSNCKLVYLCRNPKDTFLSMWHFTNKLRPEEGLFSKPASITVGLEITLKSVEQAEDLLLAFVDLLLGELNVTSGVVLASVLAYGPSLGVGLDLDVIRDLLEYVHQGVALDPAVAVCEFVLVRSANPVFRMKVDPHVHVRRLADFVGCPFGEEEMRDGTVEGILRMCSFGNLSAREVNKSGKLSTGQESKWFFERGEVGDWVNYMSAEMGRRIDCVMEEKLHGSGLKL